One Microbacterium sp. W4I20 DNA window includes the following coding sequences:
- a CDS encoding hotdog fold thioesterase codes for MSDVATSEGLDWATARGMGALAQKMGMEFLEFSLERCVATMPVEGNTQPVGLMHGGAYVVLGESLGSMAANLHAGPGRLAVGVDINATHTRSATSGIVTGVCTPVHLGRSITVHEIVVTDDQGRRCSTIRITNMVRDAPGAS; via the coding sequence ATGAGCGACGTCGCCACGAGCGAGGGACTCGACTGGGCCACCGCCCGCGGAATGGGCGCACTCGCCCAGAAGATGGGCATGGAGTTCCTCGAGTTCAGCCTCGAACGCTGCGTCGCCACGATGCCCGTGGAGGGCAACACGCAGCCGGTCGGCCTCATGCACGGCGGCGCGTACGTCGTGCTCGGTGAGTCGCTCGGCTCGATGGCCGCGAACCTGCACGCCGGCCCCGGCCGCCTCGCCGTCGGCGTCGACATCAACGCCACGCACACGCGTTCCGCCACTTCCGGCATCGTCACCGGCGTCTGCACTCCCGTGCACCTCGGTCGCAGCATCACGGTGCACGAGATCGTGGTGACCGACGATCAAGGCCGCCGCTGCTCGACCATCCGCATCACGAACATGGTCAGGGACGCGCCGGGCGCGAGCTGA
- the pyk gene encoding pyruvate kinase produces the protein MRRAKIVATLGPATSTYETVRALIDAGVDVARLNLSHGDYSVHENNYANVRRAADDAGRAVAILVDLQGPKIRLGKFENGPYELAKGDIFKITTEDIIGNKEICGTTFKGLPQDVNPGDFLLIDDGKVRVEVIETDGVVVTTKVIVAGAVSNNKGINLPGVAVNVPALSEKDEDDLRWGLRIGADLIALSFVRNASDVTRVHEIMAEEGVRVPVIAKVEKPQAVDALEEIVDAFDSIMVARGDLGVELPLEAVPIVQKRAVELARRMAKPVIVATQMLESMINSPVPTRAETSDVANAVLDGADAVMLSGETSVGDYPVVVVETMARIIESTEEHGLERIAPLTTKPRTQGGAITLAALEVAEFVEAKFLCVFTQSGDSARRLSRLRSRIPMLAFTPDPDIRRRMALTWGIRSTLVDMVQHTDLMYLQVDDYLLGSGLAEEGDKVVVISGSPPGIVGSTNDIRVHKVGDAVNGAAPIYKEATV, from the coding sequence TTGAGACGCGCGAAAATCGTCGCCACCCTGGGCCCCGCCACTTCCACCTATGAGACGGTGCGCGCACTGATCGATGCGGGGGTGGACGTCGCCCGCCTGAACCTCAGCCACGGTGACTACTCCGTCCACGAGAACAATTACGCCAACGTGCGTCGTGCCGCCGATGACGCCGGTCGGGCCGTGGCCATCCTGGTCGACCTGCAGGGTCCGAAGATCCGTCTCGGCAAGTTCGAGAACGGCCCCTACGAGCTCGCCAAGGGCGACATCTTCAAGATCACCACCGAAGACATCATCGGCAACAAGGAGATCTGCGGGACGACCTTCAAGGGTCTGCCGCAGGACGTCAACCCTGGCGACTTCCTCCTGATCGACGACGGCAAGGTGCGCGTCGAGGTCATCGAGACCGACGGCGTCGTCGTCACCACGAAGGTCATCGTCGCCGGAGCCGTGTCGAACAACAAGGGCATCAACCTGCCCGGTGTCGCCGTGAACGTCCCCGCGCTCAGTGAGAAGGACGAGGACGACCTCCGCTGGGGTCTGCGCATCGGCGCCGACCTCATCGCGCTCTCGTTCGTCCGCAACGCCTCGGACGTCACCCGCGTGCACGAGATCATGGCCGAAGAGGGTGTCCGGGTTCCGGTCATCGCGAAGGTCGAGAAGCCGCAGGCCGTCGACGCGCTCGAGGAGATCGTCGACGCGTTCGACTCCATCATGGTCGCCCGTGGTGACCTGGGTGTCGAGCTTCCGCTGGAGGCTGTCCCGATCGTGCAGAAGCGCGCTGTCGAGCTCGCCCGCCGGATGGCGAAGCCCGTCATCGTGGCGACGCAGATGCTCGAGTCGATGATCAACAGCCCGGTGCCGACGCGCGCCGAGACCTCCGACGTCGCCAACGCCGTGCTCGACGGCGCCGACGCCGTGATGCTCTCCGGTGAGACCAGCGTCGGCGACTACCCGGTCGTGGTCGTCGAGACCATGGCCCGCATCATCGAGTCCACCGAGGAGCACGGCCTGGAGCGCATCGCGCCCCTCACGACGAAGCCGCGCACGCAGGGTGGCGCCATCACGCTCGCGGCCCTCGAGGTCGCCGAGTTCGTCGAGGCGAAGTTCCTCTGCGTGTTCACGCAGTCGGGTGACTCCGCGCGCCGTCTGTCGCGTCTGCGCTCGCGCATCCCGATGCTGGCGTTCACACCCGACCCCGACATCCGTCGCCGCATGGCGCTGACCTGGGGCATCCGCTCCACGCTCGTCGACATGGTGCAGCACACCGACCTGATGTACCTGCAGGTCGACGACTACCTGCTCGGCAGCGGTCTGGCCGAGGAAGGGGACAAGGTCGTCGTGATCTCCGGTTCCCCTCCCGGAATCGTGGGTTCCACCAACGACATCCGCGTCCACAAGGTCGGGGACGCGGTCAACGGTGCGGCACCCATCTACAAGGAAGCGACCGTCTGA
- a CDS encoding GNAT family N-acetyltransferase has translation MLRLDAEHVMRPVEAGDGPALARAYLTNRAHLAPWEPTRDETFFTDAWQEEDARRCVTDAAAGRSIRFLIVSTDGEIRGRMNLNNIVRGAFWSADLGYWIDASRLRRGLATRAVRRVTEYARDELKLHRLQAATLVHNAGSQRVLAENGFVRIGSAPKYLRIAGEWQDHLLFQRLLEEPFSSRPARP, from the coding sequence GTGCTCCGGCTCGACGCCGAGCATGTGATGCGGCCGGTCGAGGCCGGTGACGGACCGGCGCTCGCACGCGCCTACCTCACGAATCGCGCTCACCTCGCGCCGTGGGAACCGACTCGCGACGAGACGTTCTTCACCGACGCCTGGCAGGAGGAAGACGCCCGACGGTGCGTGACGGATGCCGCGGCCGGACGCAGCATCCGATTTCTCATCGTCTCGACCGACGGCGAGATCCGAGGGCGAATGAACCTGAACAACATCGTGCGCGGTGCGTTCTGGAGCGCCGACCTGGGGTACTGGATCGACGCGTCGCGGCTGCGGCGAGGACTCGCCACGCGCGCTGTCCGCCGGGTGACGGAGTACGCGCGAGACGAGCTGAAGCTCCACCGGCTGCAGGCAGCGACGCTCGTGCACAACGCCGGCTCGCAGCGCGTGCTCGCCGAGAACGGCTTCGTGCGGATCGGCTCAGCGCCGAAGTATCTCCGGATCGCGGGGGAGTGGCAAGACCACCTGCTGTTCCAGCGATTGCTGGAAGAACCGTTCAGCTCGCGCCCGGCGCGTCCCTGA
- a CDS encoding ANTAR domain-containing response regulator, whose translation MTEQEEQAVEPTASAPRRVVVAEDESLIRLDIVEILRDNGFDVVGEAGDGETAVALATELRPDLVIMDVKMPQLDGISAAEKLHKGNIAPVVLLTAFSQKELVERASEAGALAYVVKPFTPNDLLPAIEIALARHEQIITLEAEVADMVERFETRKLVDRAKGLLNEKMGLSEPEAFRWIQKASMDRRLTMQDVAKAIIEQLAPKK comes from the coding sequence GTGACCGAGCAAGAAGAGCAGGCTGTTGAGCCCACGGCATCCGCACCCCGACGCGTCGTCGTCGCCGAAGACGAATCGCTGATCCGTCTCGACATCGTCGAGATCCTCCGCGACAACGGTTTCGATGTGGTCGGAGAAGCGGGAGACGGCGAGACCGCCGTGGCCCTCGCCACCGAACTCCGCCCCGACCTCGTCATCATGGATGTCAAGATGCCCCAGCTCGACGGCATCAGCGCCGCCGAGAAGCTGCACAAGGGGAACATCGCCCCGGTCGTGCTGCTCACCGCGTTCAGCCAGAAGGAGCTCGTCGAGCGGGCCAGCGAGGCCGGCGCACTGGCCTACGTCGTCAAGCCGTTCACGCCGAACGACCTCCTCCCGGCCATCGAGATCGCCCTCGCCCGCCACGAGCAGATCATCACGCTCGAGGCCGAGGTCGCCGACATGGTCGAGCGCTTCGAGACCCGCAAGCTCGTCGACCGGGCCAAGGGTCTGTTGAACGAGAAGATGGGGCTCAGCGAGCCGGAGGCGTTCCGCTGGATCCAGAAGGCGTCGATGGACCGTCGTCTCACGATGCAGGACGTCGCCAAGGCGATCATCGAGCAGCTCGCGCCGAAGAAGTAG
- a CDS encoding triacylglycerol lipase, translating to MKAAAWWAADYAYAGYWQVRAFFDRADANSFATGDAAHIVVLPGVYETWRFMQPLIAALHARGHPVHVIEALRRNQRPVTEMAAEVAAFLEAQELSDVILVAHSKGGLAGKLAMTGPAAGRIRSLLAVATPFGGSSYARRIPMRTLRAFSPDDPSIVNLGQQLAVNERIVSIYAEFDPHIPEGSELAGAKNVRLDTGGHFRILAHPRVLAELAVLAAEPAEPAG from the coding sequence TTGAAGGCCGCTGCCTGGTGGGCCGCCGACTACGCCTATGCGGGGTACTGGCAGGTGCGCGCCTTCTTCGATCGCGCGGATGCCAACTCTTTCGCAACCGGAGATGCCGCGCACATCGTCGTGCTTCCCGGTGTCTACGAGACGTGGAGGTTCATGCAGCCGCTCATCGCGGCACTGCACGCGCGCGGTCACCCCGTGCACGTCATCGAGGCGCTGCGGCGGAACCAGCGTCCCGTCACCGAGATGGCCGCCGAGGTCGCCGCATTCCTCGAGGCGCAGGAACTGAGCGACGTGATCCTCGTGGCGCACAGCAAGGGAGGTCTGGCCGGGAAGCTCGCCATGACCGGCCCGGCCGCCGGTCGTATCCGATCTCTGCTGGCGGTGGCGACGCCCTTCGGCGGCTCGAGCTATGCCCGCAGGATCCCGATGCGGACTCTACGCGCGTTCTCGCCGGACGACCCTTCGATCGTGAACCTCGGGCAGCAGCTCGCCGTCAACGAGCGCATCGTCTCGATCTACGCCGAGTTCGACCCGCACATCCCGGAGGGGAGTGAGCTCGCCGGCGCGAAGAACGTACGGCTCGACACGGGCGGGCACTTCCGCATCCTGGCCCATCCGCGCGTCCTCGCCGAATTGGCTGTGCTCGCCGCGGAGCCTGCCGAGCCCGCGGGCTAG
- a CDS encoding alpha/beta fold hydrolase: protein MGSDHRRISTGGLTFGVIESPRPAGSLAPMVVLVHGIGMSHRYLSRLHDVLARSTRVVSIDLPGFAGLPQPREAADVPRLGRALADVIATLNEERIVLVGHSMGAQWVVEAALHRPHAVSAVVAIGPVADERHRTMPSQARALAVDTLGETPAINTIVFTDYLRCGIPWYLTQLRHMLAYPMEKRVRRLSMPFLVLRGGDDPIAGRGWCRRLRDAARVARFVEIPGHHHVVQQSAPLAVADAILFHTASTWPDAAQVHARSESKATPSIR from the coding sequence ATGGGTTCCGATCACCGCCGCATCAGCACCGGAGGACTGACGTTCGGAGTGATCGAGAGTCCTCGCCCGGCCGGGTCCCTCGCCCCGATGGTCGTGCTGGTGCACGGGATCGGGATGTCGCATCGCTACCTCTCGCGGCTGCACGACGTGCTCGCCCGTTCCACCCGCGTCGTCTCGATCGACCTGCCGGGCTTCGCCGGGCTCCCCCAGCCGCGCGAGGCGGCGGACGTGCCTCGCCTCGGCCGCGCCCTCGCCGATGTCATCGCGACGCTGAACGAGGAGCGCATCGTACTCGTGGGGCATTCGATGGGTGCGCAATGGGTCGTCGAGGCGGCGTTGCACCGGCCGCATGCCGTGTCGGCGGTCGTCGCGATCGGCCCGGTCGCCGACGAACGGCACCGCACGATGCCGTCCCAGGCACGCGCGTTGGCCGTCGACACTCTCGGGGAGACCCCGGCGATCAACACGATCGTGTTCACCGACTACCTGCGGTGTGGCATCCCCTGGTATCTGACCCAGTTGCGGCACATGCTCGCCTACCCGATGGAGAAGCGGGTCCGGCGTCTCTCGATGCCCTTCCTCGTCCTGCGAGGTGGCGACGACCCGATCGCCGGACGGGGGTGGTGCCGCCGCCTACGAGATGCAGCCCGAGTCGCTCGTTTCGTCGAGATCCCTGGCCACCACCACGTCGTGCAGCAGTCGGCCCCGCTCGCCGTCGCCGACGCCATCCTGTTCCACACGGCGTCGACGTGGCCGGATGCCGCGCAGGTGCATGCCCGGTCCGAATCGAAGGCCACCCCATCAATCCGTTGA
- a CDS encoding glutamate synthase subunit beta → MADPKGFLKVTERELPARRPVPVRIMDWKEVYERGDKAVLQRQAGRCMDCGVPFCHSGCPLGNLIPEWNDLTWRGEGRAAIERLHATNNFPEFTGRLCPAPCESSCVLGINQPAVTIKQIEVSIIDEAFAKGWVEPEPPERLTGKTVAVVGSGPAGLAAAQQLTRAGHTVAVFERDDRIGGLLRYGIPDFKMEKGQLESRLRQMQEEGTRFRAGVEIGKDISWADLRARYDAVIIATGATVPRDLPIPGRDLDGVHFAMEYLVESNHAVAGDKVTEQITAEGKHVIVIGGGDTGADCIGTAHRQGALSVTNLAIGKQPASERPDHQPWPMMPTLFEMASAHEEGGERMFLASTVEFLSNEVGEVRALRVAETEYVDGRRVPKSGTEREIPADLVLIAMGFTGPEQDGYTEDTLPQVTDRGAFRRDSSYESTVSGVFVAGDAGRGQSLIVWAIAEGRAAAANVDRFLMGTTVLPEPVRPHDVAIGLQPA, encoded by the coding sequence GTGGCTGATCCCAAAGGCTTTCTGAAGGTGACCGAGCGGGAACTCCCCGCCCGCCGACCGGTGCCGGTGCGCATCATGGACTGGAAAGAGGTCTATGAGCGCGGCGACAAGGCCGTGCTGCAGCGCCAGGCCGGGCGCTGCATGGACTGCGGTGTGCCGTTCTGCCACTCCGGATGCCCGCTGGGCAACCTGATCCCGGAGTGGAACGACCTCACGTGGCGCGGCGAGGGTCGCGCCGCCATCGAGCGTCTGCACGCGACGAACAACTTCCCGGAGTTCACCGGACGGCTGTGCCCCGCACCGTGCGAGAGCTCCTGCGTGCTCGGCATCAATCAGCCGGCGGTCACCATCAAGCAGATCGAGGTCTCGATCATCGATGAGGCCTTCGCGAAGGGCTGGGTCGAGCCCGAGCCGCCGGAGCGTCTCACCGGCAAGACGGTCGCCGTCGTGGGATCGGGGCCGGCCGGCCTCGCCGCGGCGCAGCAGCTCACCCGCGCCGGACACACGGTCGCGGTGTTCGAGCGCGACGACCGGATCGGCGGACTGCTCCGCTACGGCATCCCCGACTTCAAGATGGAGAAGGGGCAGCTCGAGTCGCGCCTTCGCCAGATGCAGGAGGAGGGGACGCGCTTCCGCGCCGGCGTCGAGATCGGGAAGGACATCTCCTGGGCCGATCTGCGGGCGCGCTACGACGCGGTCATCATCGCGACCGGCGCCACGGTGCCGCGCGATCTTCCGATCCCGGGGCGCGACCTCGACGGTGTGCACTTCGCGATGGAGTACCTCGTCGAGTCGAACCACGCCGTCGCCGGCGACAAGGTCACCGAGCAGATCACCGCCGAGGGCAAGCACGTCATCGTGATCGGCGGCGGTGACACCGGTGCCGACTGCATCGGGACGGCCCACCGCCAGGGCGCGCTGAGCGTGACGAACCTCGCGATCGGCAAGCAGCCCGCGTCGGAGCGTCCCGATCACCAGCCGTGGCCGATGATGCCGACCCTGTTCGAGATGGCCTCAGCCCACGAGGAGGGCGGCGAGCGGATGTTCCTCGCCTCCACCGTCGAGTTCCTCTCCAACGAGGTGGGCGAGGTGCGCGCACTCCGCGTCGCCGAGACCGAGTACGTCGACGGACGCCGCGTGCCCAAGAGCGGCACCGAGCGCGAGATTCCCGCGGACCTCGTCCTCATCGCGATGGGCTTCACCGGCCCCGAGCAGGACGGCTACACCGAGGACACGCTCCCGCAGGTCACGGATCGCGGAGCGTTCCGCCGCGACTCCTCCTACGAGTCCACGGTCTCGGGTGTCTTCGTCGCCGGCGACGCCGGTCGCGGACAGTCGTTGATCGTCTGGGCCATCGCCGAGGGTCGTGCTGCTGCGGCCAATGTCGATCGGTTCCTCATGGGCACCACGGTGCTTCCCGAGCCGGTGCGACCGCATGATGTCGCGATCGGACTCCAGCCCGCGTAG
- a CDS encoding DUF2945 domain-containing protein, with the protein MTDLSQGDRVSWNTSQGRTRGRIVERKTRDFTFADQKFTASADEPSFIVESEKSGDRAAHRGSALRKLKS; encoded by the coding sequence ATGACAGATCTCTCCCAGGGCGACCGCGTCAGCTGGAACACGTCGCAGGGCCGCACCCGCGGGCGCATCGTCGAGCGCAAGACGCGCGACTTCACGTTCGCCGACCAGAAGTTCACGGCATCTGCAGACGAACCCTCGTTCATCGTGGAGTCCGAGAAGTCCGGCGACCGGGCGGCGCACCGGGGTTCGGCACTGCGCAAGCTGAAGTCCTAG